In Pyrus communis chromosome 11, drPyrComm1.1, whole genome shotgun sequence, the sequence CTACGGGCCGGAATCGGATGTGTGGAGCGCAGGGGTGATTCTGTACATTTTGCTAAGTGGGGTTCCGCCGTTCTGGGCGGAGACGGAGATTGGGATCTTCCGGCAGATTTTGCAGGGGAGGTTGGATTTTGAGTCCGAGCCGTGGCCTGGGATTTCTGGAAGTGCACGAGACCTGCTAGGTAAAATGCTTGAGAGAAACCCAAGGAAGAGAATCACTGCCCATGAGGTGCTTTGCCATCCGTGGATCATAGATGACACGATTGCGCCCGATAAGCCGCTGGACTCGGCTGTCCTGTCGAGGATGAAGGAGTTCTCCGCCATGAACAAGCTCAAGAAAATGGCGCTGAGAGTGATCGCTGAGCGGCTCTCGGAGGAGGAGATTGGCGGGCTGAGGGAGCTTTTTAAGATGATTGATGCAGATGGGAGCGGGAGCATCACGTTTGATGAGCTCAAAGAGGGGCTGAGGAAAGTGGGGTCTGAGCTAATGGAGTCTGAGATCAAGGATCTAATGGAGGCAGCTGACATTGACAACAGCGGGACGATCGACTACGGCGAGTTTCTGGCGGCGACGGTGCACTTGAACAAGCTGGAGAGGGAGGAGAATCTGCTGTCTGCGTTCTCGTTTTTCGACAAGGACGGAAGCGGGTTCATCACCATTGATGAGCTGAGTCAAGCCTGCAAGGAGTTTGGATTGGGGGAGCTGCATCTGGAGGACATGATCAAGGAGATTGATCAGGATGATGATGGGCAGATAGATTATGGGGAGTTTGCTGCAATGATGAGGAAGGGGAACGGGGGAGGGATTGGGAGGAGAACAATGACAAGGACAATGAATTTGGGTG encodes:
- the LOC137707591 gene encoding calcium-dependent protein kinase SK5-like → MSSKSSSVATSSLKPTTWVLPYKTQNLTDLYSLGRVLGQGQFGTTYLCTEISSGHPYACKSIPKRKLLCREDFEDVWREIQIMHHLSEHTHVVRIRGTYEDAAAVHLVMELCRGGELFDRIVKKGHYSEREAAKLLKTIVGVVEACHSLGVMHRDLKPENFLFESEEEDAALKATDFGLSVFYKPGETFSEVVGSPYYVAPEVLRKHYGPESDVWSAGVILYILLSGVPPFWAETEIGIFRQILQGRLDFESEPWPGISGSARDLLGKMLERNPRKRITAHEVLCHPWIIDDTIAPDKPLDSAVLSRMKEFSAMNKLKKMALRVIAERLSEEEIGGLRELFKMIDADGSGSITFDELKEGLRKVGSELMESEIKDLMEAADIDNSGTIDYGEFLAATVHLNKLEREENLLSAFSFFDKDGSGFITIDELSQACKEFGLGELHLEDMIKEIDQDDDGQIDYGEFAAMMRKGNGGGIGRRTMTRTMNLGDALGVGVADNGSPTN